The proteins below are encoded in one region of Mangifera indica cultivar Alphonso chromosome 7, CATAS_Mindica_2.1, whole genome shotgun sequence:
- the LOC123221149 gene encoding uncharacterized protein LOC123221149 isoform X1, with protein sequence MRSLDDDDSQHKPIKTNPKVDFPHTQIQDFDSQFTPPPSPGVRAEEYDDKKLQFDDRVPVEHACETQALNFDDEPQTFNFGDEPQGFNFGDETQVLNFDDEHQALNFGDETQVLDFGGETQVLDFGHESQPLDYLDGVENIGTQRLDVFDNRVADDSDNEGSDRTEVLGDSDDIADDDSVGRGSDQWLEKEKACPSFALEGPQVSTTPVTQGTLPRTGSVRRFTSIRVASLRASGIAARSLDLKETNCNSCSAQTNGVFSDQDDTRNNWLDPKVMNEIDQVHDLEKDNEKGNGLRNGNKGRLGSLTVRKLFSEESLSENEGLPCNYENIDGGENQLQLPVCDVELAGLSYIDSQEPGELSQANALKFVEMYIEKSNFVKSDHEMDSGKSTGGKSKPVSIAKGPQSLAKKVNNRSTAGEKGIFDWDDNQEDEGGGDIFCRRKEELFGSGNHVLKSSTEPQKPKKIQLDVCRDNEKQLDVLDKIAVCSDSRVMLHNMKENKKKAQKGGMKFKKNIAVELDEKFDTDSLRGQVEEIVSKTDVPEMLDVGPDTQMAAEAMEALFFGEVLSNHDAAGLQSNSNGPAEGSLDAKSTNKVHSSRNSVCVSDVGVATKLSKKIKRNDNRLTKPYEKLRTESDLPFLTKKQKRAKSTVEERVSTSGSKIMDVVPSKIIGQRTSEVGSKSSHRKEFNRSIEKTETESGCSIKQLNLSKEVSTYVPIAYRTRHSKLSNKSKTPEHVPSDCREDINHLEVFAVEGNGIGSADVGASEVQHAERKSSKLGIDQSGDLEKAKPCKPDKLYSELTTTNNGIATLIHPKGRRSQRSSSRKVSEFNKLDVQSKPFIQPEGIRQFSGCKRSRSTARNNSFILTTRRKTRSSVHACAVVSSEDQSLEGKFPVKGSSKLGPQKAVPDCNSADMKGDISTEVMAVKQLQHPDRKSAAHSSTCAEKAVNDKLDRSPGEKCIPSDSACLSPANFMTTVNAASPVCIGNEYLKESCKKNLSRSCLMREISSLSPTEAEPVSPLKDLRKRRDMSSIRVLFSHHLDEDIIKQQKKILARLGASEAFSITDATHFITDKFVRTRNMLEAIASGKPVVTHLWLKSIGQVRVHIDEEAYLLRDTKKEKEFGFSMPVTLARARKLPLLQGRRVLITPNIKPSKETISGLVKAVHGQAVERIGRSALKDDKVPDLLILSCEEDYGICEPFLEKGAAVYSSELLLNGIVIQKLEYERHRLFSDHVKRTRSTIWLKKNDLKFHPVTKLK encoded by the exons ATGCGCTCTCTAGATGACGATGATTCTCAACATAAACCAATCAAAACGAACCCAAAGGTCGATTTTCCCCATACACAAATACAGGATTTCGATTCCCAGTTTACACCTCCTCCTTCGCCAG GTGTCAGAGCTGAAGAATATGATGATAAGAAGTTGCAGTTTGATGATCGTGTTCCGGTTGAACATGCTTGTGAAACTCAAGCACTGAATTTTGATGATGAGCCCCAAACATTTAACTTTGGCGATGAACCTCAAGGATTTAATTTTGGTGATGAAACTcaagttttgaattttgatgatgAACACCAAGCATTGAATTTCGGTGATGAAACTCAAGTATTGGATTTTGGTGGCGAAACACAAGTATTGGATTTTGGCCACGAATCACAACCATTAGATTATTTAGATGGTGTTGAAAATATAGGAACACAACGGTTGGATGTGTTTGATAACAGAGTTGCTGATGATAGTGACAATGAAGGATCTGATAGAACGGAAGTTTTGGGTGATAGTGATGACATCGCTGATGATGATTCCGTAGGAAGAGGGAGTGATCAGTGGCTAGAGAAAGAGAAGGCATGCCCCTCTTTTGCTTTAGAAG GGCCCCAAGTTTCTACAACTCCTGTGACTCAAGGCACTCTACCACGAACAG GATCTGTGCGAAGGTTTACTTCAATTCGTGTGGCATCCTTGCGTGCTTCTGGTATAGCAGCCCGCAGTTTGGATTTGAAGGAAACCAACTGCAATTCTTGTTCTGCTCAGACTAATGGTGTGTTTTCAGATCAAGATGACACTAGAAATAATTGGTTAGATCCAAAAGTCATGAATGAAATTGATCAGGTACATGATTTGGAGAAAGACAATGAGAAAGGGAATGGATTAAGGAATGGAAACAAGGGCAGGCTCGGTTCTTTGACTGTGAGAAAACTCTTTTCTGAGGAGTCACTTTCTGAAAATGAGGGACTTCCTTGTAACTATGAGAACATTGATGGAGGAGAAAACCAATTGCAGTTGCCTGTTTGTGATGTAGAGTTGGCTGGGTTAAGCTATATTGACTCTCAAGAACCTGGAGAGTTGTCACAAGCCAATGCCCTCAAATTTGTGGAAATGTATATCGAGAAGAGTAATTTTGTGAAGTCTGATCATGAAATGGACAGTGGAAAGAGTACCGGTGGGAAATCAAAACCTGTTTCAATTGCAAAAGGGCCACAAAGTTTGGCCAAGAAAGTCAATAATAGAAGCACAGCTGGAGAAAAAGGGATTTTTGACTGGGATGATAACCAAGAAGATGAAGGAGGGGGAGATATTTTCTGCAGAAGGAAGGAAGAACTTTTTGGTAGTGGAAACCATGTGCTGAAATCTTCAACTGAACCCCAGAAACCCAAAAAGATACAATTGGATGTGTGCAGAGATAACGAAAAACAGCTAGATGTGCTTGATAAAATTGCAGTATGCTCTGATTCAAGAGTAATGTTGCACAATatgaaagagaataaaaagaagGCACAAAAAGGTggaatgaaatttaaaaagaatattgCTGTTGAGTTAGATGAAAAGTTTGATACGGATTCCTTAAGAGGACAGgtagaagaaattgttagtaAGACAGATGTACCAGAGATGTTAGATGTTGGTCCTGACACTCAAATGGCCGCTGAAGCCATGGAAGCCTTATTCTTTGGAGAGGTACTTTCTAACCATGATGCTGCTGGTCTACAAAGCAATTCTAATGGCCCTGCTGAGGGTTCTTTAGATGCAAAATCTACAAATAAGGTCCATTCATCCAGAAATAGTGTATGTGTTTCAGATGTTGGAGTAGCTACGAAACTATCCaagaaaattaagagaaatgACAATAGATTAACAAAACCTTATGAGAAATTAAGGACAGAATCTGACTTGCCATTTCTAACGAAAAAACAGAAGAGGGCCAAGTCAACTGTTGAAGAACGTGTCAGTACCAGTGGAAGCAAAATTATGGATGTGGTGCCTTCTAAGATTATTGGGCAAAGAACGTCAGAAGTGGGCTCCAAAAGCAGCCATCGCAAGGAATTCAATAGATCAATTGAGAAGACTGAAACAGAAAGTGGTTGTTCAATCAAACAACTGAATTTATCCAAGGAAGTTAGTACTTATGTACCCATTGCTTATCGAACTAGGCATTCTAagttatcaaataaatcaaaaacgCCTGAGCATGTCCCTAGTGACTGTAGAGAAGATATTAACCATCTGGAAGTTTTTGCTGTTGAAGGGAATGGAATTGGTAGTGCCGATGTTGGAGCTTCTGAAGTGCAGCATGCTGAAAGGAAATCTTCTAAATTGGGTATCGATCAATCTGGAGATCTTGAAAAGGCAAAACCATGTAAACCTGATAAATTGTATTCAGAGTTAACAACTACGAATAATGGAATTGCTACTTTGATACATCCCAAAGGAAGAAGATCTCAACGAAGCTCTTCAAGGAAGGTTAGTGAATTTAATAAGTTAGATGTTCAATCCAAGCCATTTATTCAGCCAGAAGGCATCAGACAGTTCTCTGGGTGTAAAAGATCACGAAGCACTGCTAGAAACAATAGCTTTATATTAACCACAAGGAGGAAAACAAGATCATCTGTACATGCTTGTGCAGTTGTTTCTTCTGAGGACCAGAGTTTGGAAGGGAAATTTCCCGTCAAAGGTTCAAGTAAACTGGGGCCACAGAAAGCTGTTCCTGACTGTAATTCTGCAGACATGAAAGGGGATATATCGACAGAAGTGATGGCTGTGAAGCAATTGCAGCACCCTGACAGAAAGAGTGCTGCACACTCATCGACATGCGCTGAAAAAGCAGTGAATGACAAGTTAGATAGATCTCCTGGAGAGAAATGTATACCATCTGATTCAGCATGTCTTTCCCCTGCTAACTTTATGACAACTGTGAATGCTGCATCTCCTGTTTGTATTGGTAATGAATATCTTAAAGAATCATGTAAGAAAAACCTGTCAAGGTCATGCCTTATGAGGGAAATCAGTAGCTTAAGTCCCACAGAAGCAGAGCCTGTTTCTCCATTGAAAGATTTGAGGAAGAGGAGAGATATGAGTAGCATTAGAGTTTTGTTCAGCCATCACTTGGACGAGGATATTATTAAGCAGCAGAAAAAG ATTTTGGCTCGCTTAGGAGCTTCTGAAGCATTTTCAATTACAGATGCGACCCATTTCATAACTGATAAATTTGTGCGCACAAGAAATATGTTAGAAGCAATTGCTTCTGGCAAACCAGTGGTGACACATTTATGGCTTAAGAGCATTGGACAAGTTAGGGTTCACATTGATGAAGAAGCTTATCTGCTTCGAGacaccaaaaaagaaaaggagttTGGCTTTAGCATGCCAGTTACTTTGGCACGTGCACGCAAGCTTCCACTTTTACAA GGTCGAAGAGTTCTAATTACCCCAAATATAAAACCTAGTAAAGAAACAATTTCGGGTTTGGTTAAGGCTGTCCATGGTCAG GCGGTGGAGAGAATAGGTAGATCTGCTCTAAAGGATGATAAAGTCCCAGATCTATTGATTTTATCCTGTGAAGAAGATTATGGGATCTGTGAGCCTTTCCTTGAAAAAG GAGCAGCTGTTTACAGTTCAGAGCTTCTACTGAATGGCATTGTTATTCAGAAGCTGGAGTATGAAAg GCATCGTCTATTTTCCGATCATGTTAAGAGAACACGGTCAACCATATGGCTGAAAAAGAATGACCTTAAGTTTCACCCGGTGACAAAGCTTAAATAG
- the LOC123221149 gene encoding uncharacterized protein LOC123221149 isoform X3, with translation MRSLDDDDSQHKPIKTNPKVDFPHTQIQDFDSQFTPPPSPGVRAEEYDDKKLQFDDRVPVEHACETQALNFDDEPQTFNFGDEPQGFNFGDETQVLNFDDEHQALNFGDETQVLDFGGETQVLDFGHESQPLDYLDGVENIGTQRLDVFDNRVADDSDNEGSDRTEVLGDSDDIADDDSVGRGSDQWLEKEKACPSFALEGPQVSTTPVTQGTLPRTGSVRRFTSIRVASLRASGIAARSLDLKETNCNSCSAQTNGVFSDQDDTRNNWLDPKVMNEIDQVHDLEKDNEKGNGLRNGNKGRLGSLTVRKLFSEESLSENEGLPCNYENIDGGENQLQLPVCDVELAGLSYIDSQEPGELSQANALKFVEMYIEKSNFVKSDHEMDSGKSTGGKSKPVSIAKGPQSLAKKVNNRSTAGEKGIFDWDDNQEDEGGGDIFCRRKEELFGSGNHVLKSSTEPQKPKKIQLDVCRDNEKQLDVLDKIAVCSDSRVMLHNMKENKKKAQKGGMKFKKNIAVELDEKFDTDSLRGQVEEIVSKTDVPEMLDVGPDTQMAAEAMEALFFGEVLSNHDAAGLQSNSNGPAEGSLDAKSTNKVHSSRNSVCVSDVGVATKLSKKIKRNDNRLTKPYEKLRTESDLPFLTKKQKRAKSTVEERVSTSGSKIMDVVPSKIIGQRTSEVGSKSSHRKEFNRSIEKTETESGCSIKQLNLSKEVSTYVPIAYRTRHSKLSNKSKTPEHVPSDCREDINHLEVFAVEGNGIGSADVGASEVQHAERKSSKLYSELTTTNNGIATLIHPKGRRSQRSSSRKVSEFNKLDVQSKPFIQPEGIRQFSGCKRSRSTARNNSFILTTRRKTRSSVHACAVVSSEDQSLEGKFPVKGSSKLGPQKAVPDCNSADMKGDISTEVMAVKQLQHPDRKSAAHSSTCAEKAVNDKLDRSPGEKCIPSDSACLSPANFMTTVNAASPVCIGNEYLKESCKKNLSRSCLMREISSLSPTEAEPVSPLKDLRKRRDMSSIRVLFSHHLDEDIIKQQKKILARLGASEAFSITDATHFITDKFVRTRNMLEAIASGKPVVTHLWLKSIGQVRVHIDEEAYLLRDTKKEKEFGFSMPVTLARARKLPLLQGRRVLITPNIKPSKETISGLVKAVHGQAVERIGRSALKDDKVPDLLILSCEEDYGICEPFLEKGAAVYSSELLLNGIVIQKLEYERHRLFSDHVKRTRSTIWLKKNDLKFHPVTKLK, from the exons ATGCGCTCTCTAGATGACGATGATTCTCAACATAAACCAATCAAAACGAACCCAAAGGTCGATTTTCCCCATACACAAATACAGGATTTCGATTCCCAGTTTACACCTCCTCCTTCGCCAG GTGTCAGAGCTGAAGAATATGATGATAAGAAGTTGCAGTTTGATGATCGTGTTCCGGTTGAACATGCTTGTGAAACTCAAGCACTGAATTTTGATGATGAGCCCCAAACATTTAACTTTGGCGATGAACCTCAAGGATTTAATTTTGGTGATGAAACTcaagttttgaattttgatgatgAACACCAAGCATTGAATTTCGGTGATGAAACTCAAGTATTGGATTTTGGTGGCGAAACACAAGTATTGGATTTTGGCCACGAATCACAACCATTAGATTATTTAGATGGTGTTGAAAATATAGGAACACAACGGTTGGATGTGTTTGATAACAGAGTTGCTGATGATAGTGACAATGAAGGATCTGATAGAACGGAAGTTTTGGGTGATAGTGATGACATCGCTGATGATGATTCCGTAGGAAGAGGGAGTGATCAGTGGCTAGAGAAAGAGAAGGCATGCCCCTCTTTTGCTTTAGAAG GGCCCCAAGTTTCTACAACTCCTGTGACTCAAGGCACTCTACCACGAACAG GATCTGTGCGAAGGTTTACTTCAATTCGTGTGGCATCCTTGCGTGCTTCTGGTATAGCAGCCCGCAGTTTGGATTTGAAGGAAACCAACTGCAATTCTTGTTCTGCTCAGACTAATGGTGTGTTTTCAGATCAAGATGACACTAGAAATAATTGGTTAGATCCAAAAGTCATGAATGAAATTGATCAGGTACATGATTTGGAGAAAGACAATGAGAAAGGGAATGGATTAAGGAATGGAAACAAGGGCAGGCTCGGTTCTTTGACTGTGAGAAAACTCTTTTCTGAGGAGTCACTTTCTGAAAATGAGGGACTTCCTTGTAACTATGAGAACATTGATGGAGGAGAAAACCAATTGCAGTTGCCTGTTTGTGATGTAGAGTTGGCTGGGTTAAGCTATATTGACTCTCAAGAACCTGGAGAGTTGTCACAAGCCAATGCCCTCAAATTTGTGGAAATGTATATCGAGAAGAGTAATTTTGTGAAGTCTGATCATGAAATGGACAGTGGAAAGAGTACCGGTGGGAAATCAAAACCTGTTTCAATTGCAAAAGGGCCACAAAGTTTGGCCAAGAAAGTCAATAATAGAAGCACAGCTGGAGAAAAAGGGATTTTTGACTGGGATGATAACCAAGAAGATGAAGGAGGGGGAGATATTTTCTGCAGAAGGAAGGAAGAACTTTTTGGTAGTGGAAACCATGTGCTGAAATCTTCAACTGAACCCCAGAAACCCAAAAAGATACAATTGGATGTGTGCAGAGATAACGAAAAACAGCTAGATGTGCTTGATAAAATTGCAGTATGCTCTGATTCAAGAGTAATGTTGCACAATatgaaagagaataaaaagaagGCACAAAAAGGTggaatgaaatttaaaaagaatattgCTGTTGAGTTAGATGAAAAGTTTGATACGGATTCCTTAAGAGGACAGgtagaagaaattgttagtaAGACAGATGTACCAGAGATGTTAGATGTTGGTCCTGACACTCAAATGGCCGCTGAAGCCATGGAAGCCTTATTCTTTGGAGAGGTACTTTCTAACCATGATGCTGCTGGTCTACAAAGCAATTCTAATGGCCCTGCTGAGGGTTCTTTAGATGCAAAATCTACAAATAAGGTCCATTCATCCAGAAATAGTGTATGTGTTTCAGATGTTGGAGTAGCTACGAAACTATCCaagaaaattaagagaaatgACAATAGATTAACAAAACCTTATGAGAAATTAAGGACAGAATCTGACTTGCCATTTCTAACGAAAAAACAGAAGAGGGCCAAGTCAACTGTTGAAGAACGTGTCAGTACCAGTGGAAGCAAAATTATGGATGTGGTGCCTTCTAAGATTATTGGGCAAAGAACGTCAGAAGTGGGCTCCAAAAGCAGCCATCGCAAGGAATTCAATAGATCAATTGAGAAGACTGAAACAGAAAGTGGTTGTTCAATCAAACAACTGAATTTATCCAAGGAAGTTAGTACTTATGTACCCATTGCTTATCGAACTAGGCATTCTAagttatcaaataaatcaaaaacgCCTGAGCATGTCCCTAGTGACTGTAGAGAAGATATTAACCATCTGGAAGTTTTTGCTGTTGAAGGGAATGGAATTGGTAGTGCCGATGTTGGAGCTTCTGAAGTGCAGCATGCTGAAAGGAAATCTTCTAA ATTGTATTCAGAGTTAACAACTACGAATAATGGAATTGCTACTTTGATACATCCCAAAGGAAGAAGATCTCAACGAAGCTCTTCAAGGAAGGTTAGTGAATTTAATAAGTTAGATGTTCAATCCAAGCCATTTATTCAGCCAGAAGGCATCAGACAGTTCTCTGGGTGTAAAAGATCACGAAGCACTGCTAGAAACAATAGCTTTATATTAACCACAAGGAGGAAAACAAGATCATCTGTACATGCTTGTGCAGTTGTTTCTTCTGAGGACCAGAGTTTGGAAGGGAAATTTCCCGTCAAAGGTTCAAGTAAACTGGGGCCACAGAAAGCTGTTCCTGACTGTAATTCTGCAGACATGAAAGGGGATATATCGACAGAAGTGATGGCTGTGAAGCAATTGCAGCACCCTGACAGAAAGAGTGCTGCACACTCATCGACATGCGCTGAAAAAGCAGTGAATGACAAGTTAGATAGATCTCCTGGAGAGAAATGTATACCATCTGATTCAGCATGTCTTTCCCCTGCTAACTTTATGACAACTGTGAATGCTGCATCTCCTGTTTGTATTGGTAATGAATATCTTAAAGAATCATGTAAGAAAAACCTGTCAAGGTCATGCCTTATGAGGGAAATCAGTAGCTTAAGTCCCACAGAAGCAGAGCCTGTTTCTCCATTGAAAGATTTGAGGAAGAGGAGAGATATGAGTAGCATTAGAGTTTTGTTCAGCCATCACTTGGACGAGGATATTATTAAGCAGCAGAAAAAG ATTTTGGCTCGCTTAGGAGCTTCTGAAGCATTTTCAATTACAGATGCGACCCATTTCATAACTGATAAATTTGTGCGCACAAGAAATATGTTAGAAGCAATTGCTTCTGGCAAACCAGTGGTGACACATTTATGGCTTAAGAGCATTGGACAAGTTAGGGTTCACATTGATGAAGAAGCTTATCTGCTTCGAGacaccaaaaaagaaaaggagttTGGCTTTAGCATGCCAGTTACTTTGGCACGTGCACGCAAGCTTCCACTTTTACAA GGTCGAAGAGTTCTAATTACCCCAAATATAAAACCTAGTAAAGAAACAATTTCGGGTTTGGTTAAGGCTGTCCATGGTCAG GCGGTGGAGAGAATAGGTAGATCTGCTCTAAAGGATGATAAAGTCCCAGATCTATTGATTTTATCCTGTGAAGAAGATTATGGGATCTGTGAGCCTTTCCTTGAAAAAG GAGCAGCTGTTTACAGTTCAGAGCTTCTACTGAATGGCATTGTTATTCAGAAGCTGGAGTATGAAAg GCATCGTCTATTTTCCGATCATGTTAAGAGAACACGGTCAACCATATGGCTGAAAAAGAATGACCTTAAGTTTCACCCGGTGACAAAGCTTAAATAG